Within Streptomyces antibioticus, the genomic segment TCCATGCACCGCAGGGTGAACACCGGACGGGTCACATGAATCGAACACCGTGCTACGTTCGGCCGATGGCCGAATCTGTCGTACTGGACCCGGTGGACCTCCAGCTCCTGCGGCTCCTTCAGAACGACGCCCGGACGACCTACCGCGATCTGGCGGCCCAGGTCGGCGTGGCGCCGTCCACCTGTCTGGACCGGGTGACGCGGCTGCGCCGCTCCGGCGTGATCCTCGGGCATCAGCTCCGACTGGATCCGGCCAAGCTCGGGCGCGGGCTCCAGGCACTGCTGTCCGTGCAGGTCAGACCGCACAGGAGAGAGCTGGTCGGGCCGTTCGTGGAGCGCATACGGGCGCTTCCCGAGGCGCTGAGCGTCTTCCATCTCACCGGCCCCGACGACTACCTCGTGCATGTCGCCGTCGCGGACATGGCGGATCTGCAACGGCTGGTGCTCGACGAGTTCACCGCCCGGCGCGAGGTGGCCCGGGTGGAGACCCGGCTGATCTTCCAGCAGTGGGAGTGCGGCCCCCTGCTGCCACCCGGCCCGCCGCAGCCACCCGGCCCTCCGGCGCCACCCGCGCCTTCCGGACAGACTCCCTGAAAGACGCCGGTGACGTGCGCGGGCCCGCCGTACGAAGATGGTGTGCATGCCACACACCACCAGCCCGCTGCCCCGTGAGGTCGCCGACGCCTACGTCGACGATCTCATCGCCCTCGACCCGGTCACCGGTACCTTCCTCGGGGTGCCGGAGAGTTCGAGCCGGCTGCCCGACTACTCCCCCGCAGGCCAGGAGGCGCTCGCCCGGCTCGCCCGGGACACCCTGACGAAGCTGGCCGAGGCCGAAACGCGGCCCGGCGCGGACAGTGACATCGAGCGCCGGTGCGCACGCCTGCTGCGCGAGCGCCTGACCGCCGAACTCGCCGTGCACGACGCCGACGAGGGGCTGCGCTCGGTCGGCAACATGTCCACGCCCGCGCACCAGGTGCGCGAGGTGTTCACCGTGACGCCGAACCGGACGGACGCCGACTGGGCGGCGATCGCCGAGCGGCTGCGCGCGGTGCCCACCGCGCTGGCCGGCTACCGGGAGTCGCTGGAACTCGGCCTGGAGCGCAAGCTGTACGCGGCGCCGCGCCCCACGGCCACCTTCGTCGGACAGCTCACCGAGTGGTCGGACCCGGAGGGCACCGGCCGCGGCTGGTTCGAGGACTTCGTCGCCCCCGGCCCGGCCACCCTGCGCGCCGAGCTGGAGGAGGCGGCCCGCGCGGCGACCGCGGCCGTGGTGGAGCTGCGGGACTGGCTGCGCGACGTGTACGCGCCGACCGTGCAGGACGCGCCGGACACCGTCGGCCGGGAGCGCTACGCCCGCTGGTCGCGCTACTTCAACGGCACCGACCTCGACCTCGACGAGGCGTACGCCTACGGCTGGTCGGAGTACCACCGGCTGCTCGGCGCGATGCGCGAGGAGGCCGAGAAGGTCCTGCCGGGCGCGGCCACGCCCTGGGTGGCGCTGGCCCACCTCGACGAGCACGGCCGGCACATCGAGGGCGTCGACGAGGTCCGCGACTGGCTCCAGGGCCTGATGGACCGGGCGATCGAGGCGCTGGACGGCACCCACTTCGAACTCGCCGAGCGGGTACGGAAGGTGGAGTCACGGATCGCCCCGGCCGGCAGCGCCGCGGCCCCCTACTACACGCCCCCGTCGGAGGACTTCTCCCGGCCCGGCCGCACCTGGCTGCCGACCATGGGACAGACCCGCTTCCCGGTCTACGACCTCGTCTCCACCTGGTACCACGAAGGCGTCCCCGGTCACCATCTCCAGCTCGCGCAGTGGACGCACGTCGCCGGGGACCTCTCCCGCTACCAGGCCACCGTGGGCGGCGTCAGCGCCAATGCGGAGGGCTGGGCGCTGTACGCGGAGCGCCTGATGGACGAACTGGGCTTCCTCACCGACCCGGAGGAGCGGCTCGGCTATCTCGACGCGCAGATGATGCGGGCGGTCCGGGTCATCGTCGACATCGGCATGCACCTGGAGCTGGAGATCCCGGCGGACTCGCCGTTCCACCCCGGGGAGCGCTGGACGCCGGAGCTGGCGCAGGAGTTCTTCGGCGCGCACAGCAGCCGTCCGGCGGACTTCGTGGAGAGCGAGCTGACCCGCTATCTGAGCATCCCCGGCCAGGCGATCGGCTACAAGCTCGGCGAACGGGCCTGGCTGCTCGGCCGGGAGCGGGCCCGCGAGCGCCACGGCGACGCCTTCGACCTCAAGTCCTGGCACATGGCGGCCCTTTCGCAGGGTTCGCTGGGCCTGGACGACCTGGTGGACGAACTGGCCTCGCTCTAGGGCAGGTCGGGGCGGTGGTGCCCGCCCGACCCGTCAACAGCCGCAGTCGGCCGCGCCGTTCACCGGCGCGGTCAGCGGGTCGGCGGGGCGCCGGTCGTCGCCCTCCCAGGTCTCGTACGCGAAGCCCTCGCGCACCCAGTACTCGAAGCCGCCGAGCATCTCCTTGACCCGGTAGCCGAGTTCGGCGAGCGCGAGGGCGGCGCGGGTGGCGCCGTTGCAGCCGGGGCCCCAGCAGTACGTCACCACCGGCACGTCCTTGTCGAGGAGGGACTCGGCCTGCTCGGGAATGAGCGCCGTGGGCAGATGGACCGCGCCGGGGACGTGGCCCTGGTCCCAGGAAGCGGTGGAGCGGGAGTCCAGGACGACGAAGCCGGGGTCACCGCCGTCGGCGAGCGCCGCGGCCACGTCGGAGACGTCGGCGTGGAAGACGAGGCTCGCCCGGAAGTGGGCGGCGGCCTCGGCGGGGGCGGCGGGGGCGACCCGGAGGACCGGGTTCGGGGCGGTGGGGGCGGTGGTCATCGTGGGCGGTGCCTCTCTGTGTGCGAATGCGCCAACGCCTAGAAATCTACGGCCGGTGATCCGTCCCACTGAAGGGGATTTCCCCGGCCCCACCCTTGCCGCACCGGGGATTCCCCTGCTATTTCTCGGTCATGACCGCGCATTCCCCGGACGCGTATTCCCCGGACGCCACCGACTGGCGCATCCTGGAGGTCCTCCAGCGGGAGGGCCGGGCCAGCTTCGCCGAGCTGGCGCGGGCCGTGTCGATGTCGGCGAGCGCCGTGACCGAGCGGGTGCGCCGGCTGGAGGAGGCCGGCGTGATCCAGGGGTACGCGGCCGTGGTGGACCCCGAGCGGCTGGGCCTGCCGATCCTGGCGTTCGTGCGGCTGCGCTACCCCAACGGCCACTACAAGCCGTTCCACGATCTGGTGGCCGTCACGCCGGAGATCCTGGAGGCGCACCATGTGACGGGCGACGACTGCTTCGTGATCAAGGTCGCCGCCCGCTCGATGCGTCATCTGGAGGAGGTCTCGGGCAAGATCGGCACCCTGGGCTCGGTCACCACGAGCGTCGTCTACTCGTCCCCGCTCCCCCGGCGCCCGCTGGGCCGTTAGCGGCCGTCAGCGGCCGTCAGCACTGCCGGGCCGCTAACTCCGCTGGCGCAGCGTCGACCCCGACCGCCCCTTCACGATCTCCAACTGGGCGTGGACGCGTCGCCGCAGGTCGGCGACATGGCTGACGATGCCGACGCTGCGGTCGCGCTCACGCAGCGAGTCGAGGACGTCGAGGACCTCGTCCAGGGTCTGTTCGTCGAGGCTGCCGAAGCCCTCGTCGATGAAGAGGGTGTCGAGGCGGACCCCGCCCGCCTCGTCGGTGACCACGTCGGCGAGGCCGAGCGCGAGGGCGAGCGAGGCGAAGAAGGTCTCGCCGCCCGACAGGGTCGCGGTGTCCCGCTCCCGCCCGGTCCAGGCGTCCACGACGTGCAGCCCGAGCCCGCTGCGGCCGCGCCCGGCCCGGTCGTCGGAGTGCACGAGCGTGTAGCGGCCGGACGACATCCGCTGGAGCCGTGCGGTCGCGGCGGCCGCCACCTGTTCGAGCCGGGCCGCGAGGACGTACGCCTCCAGCCGCATCTTGCGCTCGTTGTCGGCGGAGGTGCCCGCGGTGAGTCCGGCGAGGCGGGCGACCCGGTCGTACTCGTCGCGCAGCGGCGCGAGCCGTCGTACGCCGTCGGCGGCGCGCGCGGAGAGCTGGTCGAGTTCGGCGCAGCGGCGGGCGGCGGCGTCCTGGGCGGAGGACGCCCGGCGCAGCCGTTCGGCGGCCTCGGCGGCGGTCCGTTCGGCCGTGGCGAGGTCGGCGGGCGGCCGCTGGGCGGCGGCCACGGTGTCGGGTTCGGCGAGGACCGCGCGGACGGCCGCCTCCTCGGACTGCCAGGCGTCCAGGCGCCGTTGCAGCTCGCGGTGGGCGGTGTCGTCGAGGAGGGCGTCGGCGGCGGCCCGGGGAGTGTCGAACCCTGCGCGGAAGGCGGCCTCGTCCAGGCGTCCGTCGGCGACCTTGAGGCGTTCCGCGCTGTCCTCGGCGGCCCGGGCGCCGTCGGCGGCGGCGGTGAGCAGCCGGACCTGGCGCTCCAACTGCTCGGCCCGTGCGGCCACACTGTGCGCGGCACCCCTGGCCTGCGCCAACTCCTCTTCCAGCGTGGCCCGTTCACTGTCCAGCCGCTCGCGGTGCCCGATCCGGGAGGCGGCGCGGACCGCGGCGTCACGCTGGGCCGCGGTTCGCCGCTCGTGCTCCTGCTCGGCGGCGCGCAGTTCCTCGCGGGCGGAGTGCAGCGCGCCGGCCTCGCGGCGCGCCTCCTCGTGGTCGCGCTCCAGTTCCCCGGCCTCGACGGCGAGCGTCTCGGCTGGGGTTTCACCGGCCTCCGCGAGGGCGGCGGCCAACTCCCGTTCCACGTCGGCGAGTCGCCGCAGTTCCCGGCCGTGTGTCTCGGCGGCGTCCTGCTGGGCGGCGAGGGCCCGGTCCTCGGCCTCTCGGTCGATGTGCCCGGCGTCCTTGCGGGCCGGGGCGGGGTGTTCGGTGGCGCCGCAGACGGCGCACGGCGCCCCGTCGCTGAGGTGGGCGGCGAGTTCGGCGGCGATGCCGTCGAGGCGCTGTTCCTTGAGGTCCAGCCAGTGGGCGCGGGCGTCGAGGGCCCGCTGTTCGGCGGCGCGGACGCGTGCGCGGGCCGTCTCGGCCTCGCCGGTGAGCCGGTCGCGCAACCGGGCGGCGCGCAGCTTCCGCTGGGCGGGCTCAATCCGGACGGCCAGCCGCTCGGCACGGGCGGCGGCCTCCTGCGCGGACTCGATCCGCTCCCGGAGCGCGGTCCGGGTGGTGTCCCAGTCCGCGAGCCAGCTCTCGGTCTCGGTCAGGACGTCGTCGTCGGCCCGCTCCTGCCGGTCCAACCGCGCCCGTTCATCGGTGAGTTCGGCCAGTCGACGTTCACCGCGCCGTGCCGACTCCAGGCCGCCCAGTTCCTCGGCGGCCCGGCGTGCGGCGGCGGCCAGTCCGGCGGCGCCGGCCTCGGCGAACCGCTCCGGCAGGGCGGCACGCGCGCGTGCCTCGGCCTCGGCCGCCCGCCGGTGCTCGGCGTCGGCGGCGTCCCGCAGGTCCAGCGCCGGTGCGACGGCCTCGGCCTTGCGCCCCCGCTCCAGCCGGGTCCGCGCCGCCTGATGCTCCCCGGCCCGCTCCTCCAGCCGCCGGGCCCGTCCGGTCGCCTCCTCGAACCGCCCCTGCAACCGGGCGAGTTCGCGTACGTCGTCCAGGGCGCGGTCGGCGGCGGCCTGGGCGGACGCGGCGGCGAGGCGGCCGCACTCGGCGACCGTCAGCCGTTCGCGGGCGGTACTGCGGGCCAGGGCGGCGGCGGTGAGCACGGCGTCGGCCAACCCCGGCTCCCCGGGGGCCAGTTCGGGAAGCTCCATGGTGTCGCCCGCGGCCTGCTGCATCCGGTGGGCGTCGGCGAGCAGCGCGGCGTCGCCCTCCCGCACGCGTGCCTCGGCGGCGCGGCGGCGCTCCACGAGCCGTTTCTCGACCTCGGCGAACCGCCGGGTGTCGAAGAGCCGGCCCAGCAGCCGCCCGCGGGCCTCGGCGTCGGCGCGCAGGAAGCGGGCGAAGTCGCCCTGGGGCAGCAGCACGACCTGGCAGAACTGCTCGCGGCTCATGCCGAGCAGTTGGGTGATCTCCTCGCCGATCTCCTGGTGGGACCGGCTGAGGTCCTTCCAGACGCCGGCGGCCGCGTCGTACTCGCGCAGCCAGGTCTGGGCCTTGTCGACGGTGACGCCCGTGCCGCGTTTCTTGGGCCGCTCATGGGGCGGCTGCCGGGTGATCTCCAGCCGTCGTCCGGCGACGGTGAGGTCGAGGGTGACCTCGGTGCGGACGCCGGGGGCGGCGTGGTCGCTGCGCAGGGTGAGGCCCTGGCCGTTCTGGCGGGCGCCGGGGACGGAGCCGTAGAGCGCGTAGCAGACGGCGTCCAGGACCGAGGTCTTCCCGGCGCCGGTCGGGCCGTGCAGCAGGAAGAGCCCGGCGGTGGACAGCTCGTCGAAGTCGACGCGCTGCGTGCCGCCGAAGGGCCCGAAGGCGGTGAGGTCGAGCCGGTGCAGCCTCATCGGACGCCTCCCAGGTGAACGTGCGCGTCGCCGGGGAACGTCACCGGGCCACCTCGCGTACGGTCTCGTCCGCGCGGACCGCGTCGAAGGCGTCGCGCAGGACGCCCCGCTCGCGGGCGTCGGGTCCGGCGCCGCGGACATGGGCGACGAAGTCCTCGGCGATCTCCTGGTCGTCGCGGCCGGCCAGGCGGCGGGCGTACGACACGTCGGGATCGCCCGGGGAGCGTTCCGGGTCGAAGACCAGGCTGAGGGTGTGCGGGAAGCGGTCGGTGAGCCGGGCCATGGGGTCGGCGGGGCGGACGGCGTCGGTGAGCGTCGCCTCGACCCAGGCGTCCTCGTGCACGGCGAGCGCGGGGTCGGCGAGCAGGTCGTCCAGGGTGCCGCGGATGCGGGCGAGGGCGCGCGGCACCGGGCAGTCGATGCGCTCGGCGGTCAGGGAGCCGTCGCCAGCGAGGTCGATCAGCCACATGGTCTTGCGGTGCGCGGCCTCGGAGAAGGAGTACGGCAGCGGGGAGCCGGAGTAGCGGACGCGTTCGGTGAGGGTCTGGCAGCCGTGCAGATGGCCGAGGGCCACGTAGTCGACGCCGTCGAAGACCCCGGCGGGTACGGCGGCGACCCCGCCGACGGTGATGTCGCGCTCGCTGTCGCTGGGCTCGCCGCCGGTGACGAAGGCATGCGCGAGGACGACCGAGCGGGTGCCCGGGGCGCGGCGCGCGAGGTCGGCGCGGACCCGGTCCATGGCGGCCGCGAGCACGCTCTCGTGGCCGGCCTTCTCGACCCCGAACTCGTCCTTCACCAGGGCGGGTTCGAGATACGGCAGACCGTAGAAGGCGACGTCGCCGTGGGCGTCGGCGAGCACCACCGGGGTACCGGCGGCCGCAGGGTCGGTACGCAGATGGATGCCGGCCCGGTCGATGAGTCCCGCTCCGACGCCGAGCCGGCGGGCGGAGTCGTGGTTCCCGGAGATCATCACGGTCGGCACGCCGAGCGCGGCGAGCCGGTGCAGGGCGTCGTCGAACAGCTCGACGGCGGCAAGGGGCGGTACGGCACGGTCGTAGACGTCGCCCGAGACGACCACGGCGTCGACGTCGCGTTCGCGCACGGTGGTGACGAGCCGGCCGATGAACTCGGCCTGGGCGCCGAGCATGCCGACGCGGTGGAAGGTGCGGCCGAGGTGCCAGTCGGAGGTGTGCAGCAGTCTCACGCGACAAGGCTCCGAGGTCTCACG encodes:
- a CDS encoding AAA family ATPase — encoded protein: MRLHRLDLTAFGPFGGTQRVDFDELSTAGLFLLHGPTGAGKTSVLDAVCYALYGSVPGARQNGQGLTLRSDHAAPGVRTEVTLDLTVAGRRLEITRQPPHERPKKRGTGVTVDKAQTWLREYDAAAGVWKDLSRSHQEIGEEITQLLGMSREQFCQVVLLPQGDFARFLRADAEARGRLLGRLFDTRRFAEVEKRLVERRRAAEARVREGDAALLADAHRMQQAAGDTMELPELAPGEPGLADAVLTAAALARSTARERLTVAECGRLAAASAQAAADRALDDVRELARLQGRFEEATGRARRLEERAGEHQAARTRLERGRKAEAVAPALDLRDAADAEHRRAAEAEARARAALPERFAEAGAAGLAAAARRAAEELGGLESARRGERRLAELTDERARLDRQERADDDVLTETESWLADWDTTRTALRERIESAQEAAARAERLAVRIEPAQRKLRAARLRDRLTGEAETARARVRAAEQRALDARAHWLDLKEQRLDGIAAELAAHLSDGAPCAVCGATEHPAPARKDAGHIDREAEDRALAAQQDAAETHGRELRRLADVERELAAALAEAGETPAETLAVEAGELERDHEEARREAGALHSAREELRAAEQEHERRTAAQRDAAVRAASRIGHRERLDSERATLEEELAQARGAAHSVAARAEQLERQVRLLTAAADGARAAEDSAERLKVADGRLDEAAFRAGFDTPRAAADALLDDTAHRELQRRLDAWQSEEAAVRAVLAEPDTVAAAQRPPADLATAERTAAEAAERLRRASSAQDAAARRCAELDQLSARAADGVRRLAPLRDEYDRVARLAGLTAGTSADNERKMRLEAYVLAARLEQVAAAATARLQRMSSGRYTLVHSDDRAGRGRSGLGLHVVDAWTGRERDTATLSGGETFFASLALALGLADVVTDEAGGVRLDTLFIDEGFGSLDEQTLDEVLDVLDSLRERDRSVGIVSHVADLRRRVHAQLEIVKGRSGSTLRQRS
- a CDS encoding rhodanese-like domain-containing protein — its product is MTTAPTAPNPVLRVAPAAPAEAAAHFRASLVFHADVSDVAAALADGGDPGFVVLDSRSTASWDQGHVPGAVHLPTALIPEQAESLLDKDVPVVTYCWGPGCNGATRAALALAELGYRVKEMLGGFEYWVREGFAYETWEGDDRRPADPLTAPVNGAADCGC
- a CDS encoding exonuclease SbcCD subunit D, with product MRLLHTSDWHLGRTFHRVGMLGAQAEFIGRLVTTVRERDVDAVVVSGDVYDRAVPPLAAVELFDDALHRLAALGVPTVMISGNHDSARRLGVGAGLIDRAGIHLRTDPAAAGTPVVLADAHGDVAFYGLPYLEPALVKDEFGVEKAGHESVLAAAMDRVRADLARRAPGTRSVVLAHAFVTGGEPSDSERDITVGGVAAVPAGVFDGVDYVALGHLHGCQTLTERVRYSGSPLPYSFSEAAHRKTMWLIDLAGDGSLTAERIDCPVPRALARIRGTLDDLLADPALAVHEDAWVEATLTDAVRPADPMARLTDRFPHTLSLVFDPERSPGDPDVSYARRLAGRDDQEIAEDFVAHVRGAGPDARERGVLRDAFDAVRADETVREVAR
- a CDS encoding DUF885 domain-containing protein, whose translation is MPHTTSPLPREVADAYVDDLIALDPVTGTFLGVPESSSRLPDYSPAGQEALARLARDTLTKLAEAETRPGADSDIERRCARLLRERLTAELAVHDADEGLRSVGNMSTPAHQVREVFTVTPNRTDADWAAIAERLRAVPTALAGYRESLELGLERKLYAAPRPTATFVGQLTEWSDPEGTGRGWFEDFVAPGPATLRAELEEAARAATAAVVELRDWLRDVYAPTVQDAPDTVGRERYARWSRYFNGTDLDLDEAYAYGWSEYHRLLGAMREEAEKVLPGAATPWVALAHLDEHGRHIEGVDEVRDWLQGLMDRAIEALDGTHFELAERVRKVESRIAPAGSAAAPYYTPPSEDFSRPGRTWLPTMGQTRFPVYDLVSTWYHEGVPGHHLQLAQWTHVAGDLSRYQATVGGVSANAEGWALYAERLMDELGFLTDPEERLGYLDAQMMRAVRVIVDIGMHLELEIPADSPFHPGERWTPELAQEFFGAHSSRPADFVESELTRYLSIPGQAIGYKLGERAWLLGRERARERHGDAFDLKSWHMAALSQGSLGLDDLVDELASL
- a CDS encoding Lrp/AsnC family transcriptional regulator — protein: MTAHSPDAYSPDATDWRILEVLQREGRASFAELARAVSMSASAVTERVRRLEEAGVIQGYAAVVDPERLGLPILAFVRLRYPNGHYKPFHDLVAVTPEILEAHHVTGDDCFVIKVAARSMRHLEEVSGKIGTLGSVTTSVVYSSPLPRRPLGR
- a CDS encoding Lrp/AsnC family transcriptional regulator; the protein is MAESVVLDPVDLQLLRLLQNDARTTYRDLAAQVGVAPSTCLDRVTRLRRSGVILGHQLRLDPAKLGRGLQALLSVQVRPHRRELVGPFVERIRALPEALSVFHLTGPDDYLVHVAVADMADLQRLVLDEFTARREVARVETRLIFQQWECGPLLPPGPPQPPGPPAPPAPSGQTP